The window TGGAGAAGGCGCACCCCGAGGTCTTCGACATCCTGCTGCAGGTGCTGGACGACGGGCGGCTGACGGACGGTCAGGGACGTACGGTCGACTTCCGCAACGCGATCCTGGTGCTGACGTCGAACCTGGGCAGCCAGTTCCTGGTCGACCCGATCCCCAGCGAGGAGGAGAAGAAGGAGCAGGTGCTGGAGGTGGTCCGGACCTCCTTCAAGCCGGAGTTCCTCAACCGCCTGGACGACCTGGTGGTCTTCTCGGCCCTGGCGAAGGACGAGCTGGCGCGGATCGCGCAGCTCCAGATCGACCGCCTCGCGGGGCGGCTGGCCGAGCGCCGGCTGTCCCTGGAGGTCACCCCCGCGGCCCTGGCCTGGCTCGCCGACGAGGGCAACGACCCGGCCTACGGCGCCCGCCCCCTGCGCCGCCTCATCCAGACCGCGATCGGCGACCGCCTGGCCAAGGAGATCCTCTCCGGCGAGGTCAAGGACGGCGACACGGTCCGGGTGGACGCCTTCGGGGACGGCCTGATCGTGGGGCCGGTGACCGGAAAGACGCTCTGACCCGGAAAGAAGCCGTGCTCGCGGGTACCCGGTAGGTCCGGGTCCCCGTCAGGAGTGACCGGATCGAGTCAGCCGAGGGCTGACAGCCCCGGCGGGGCTTGCCACCCCCCTCCCCGGATGGGGGAGGATGGCGGAATCCGTACGAAGGGAAAATCACGGTGAGCATCGACCCGTCCTCGATTCCGAACTTCGGGGGTCAGCAGCAGCCGCAGCCCGGCCCGCCGCCCGGCCCCGTTGTCCCGGATCAGGACCTCGTGAAGCAGCTCCTGGACCAGATGGAGCTGAAGTACGTCGTCGACGACGAGGGTGACCTCGCGGCGCCGTGGGAGCAGTTCCGTACGTATTTCATGTTCCGTGGTGAGGGTGACCAGCAGGTCTTCTCGGTGCGGACGTTCTACGACCGGCCCCACAAGATCGACGAGAAGCCCCTGCTTCTGGAGTCGATCGACGACTGGAACCGCCGGACGCTGTGGCCGAAGGTCTACAGCCACACGCACGACGACGGCACCGTCCGCCTGATCGGCGAGGCGCAGATGCTGATCGGCACGGGCGTGGCCCTGGAGCACTTCGTCTCGTCGACGGTCAGCTGGGTGCGGGCCGCGATCGAGTTCGACAAGTGGCTCGTCGAGCAGCTCGGCCTGGAGCAGGAGATCAACGAGGCGGAGAAGCCCGAGGAAGAAGACGGCGAGTAAGCCGCGACAGCAGGCGTGGCCTACGGCGGCGTACCGGCGATCACGACCGGATACGCGCCGTGGGTGTGGGAGAGCCCGGCCAGGGCACCGGCCACCACGGCCGCGTGCCGGGGCCGGGCTCTCGCCGTCCGTGCCGGGGTCTGTCCACAGGCTGTGGGTAAACCGGTGAACCTCCCGGCAAGGAGGGATCAGCCCGCCAGGGACTTGAGCCGCCGCACCGCCTCCTCCAGGACCGCCGTCTGCTTGCAGAACGCGAACCGCACGAACGGCGCCCCCGCCTCCCGGTGGTCGTAGAAGACCGCGTTCGGGATGGCCACCACCCCGGCCCGCTCCGGCAGCGCGCGGCAGAAGGCGAAGCCGTCCGATTCGCCGAGGGGCCGGATGTCGGTGGTGATGAAGTAGGTGCCCGC of the Streptomyces sp. T12 genome contains:
- a CDS encoding YbjN domain-containing protein gives rise to the protein MSIDPSSIPNFGGQQQPQPGPPPGPVVPDQDLVKQLLDQMELKYVVDDEGDLAAPWEQFRTYFMFRGEGDQQVFSVRTFYDRPHKIDEKPLLLESIDDWNRRTLWPKVYSHTHDDGTVRLIGEAQMLIGTGVALEHFVSSTVSWVRAAIEFDKWLVEQLGLEQEINEAEKPEEEDGE